A region from the Bacillus sp. BGMRC 2118 genome encodes:
- a CDS encoding small acid-soluble spore protein P, protein MTNKNDHKDMVRNSPKGQHSAGQPEPLSGSKKVKNRNHTRQKHNSGHDM, encoded by the coding sequence ATGACTAATAAAAATGACCATAAAGATATGGTTCGAAATTCACCTAAAGGACAGCATAGTGCAGGTCAACCTGAACCGCTAAGTGGGTCAAAAAAGGTAAAGAATCGAAACCATACTCGTCAAAAGCACAATTCTGGACATGACATGTAA